A single genomic interval of Nonomuraea rubra harbors:
- a CDS encoding alkaline phosphatase D family protein, which yields MPHPSRRGFLGLGSAAFALAFTTGLADPWTAPASAGTADYPFQLGVASGDPLPDRVILWTRLAPKPLEPLGGLPFNRIRVDWELAEDEGFTRRVRSGSAWATPEYGHSVHVDAKGLRPGREYFYRFRSGGELSPVGRTKTAPAPRSSPESLRLAFASCASWQDGYYTAYRHLADENPDVVFHLGDYIYEYGIVPMGGNRNTPVPEQFRVQCDTLDRYRVQYGLYKSDPDLQAAHHRAPWIVTWDDHEVLDNWAGRFGPGGEVTEQDYLVIRANAFRAFWENMPVRVPSMEGPDARIYRRFTFGDLAEFNVLDTRQYRDDQVCGDGQQVDCADRLDPARQMLGDEQERWLLDGLGASRARWNVLAQQIAMMQLDYDPGPAQRLSMDLWDGYRSAKDRLLTGLAERQVSNPVVLTGDIHYNLAGDLRTNFDDPASPAVGVEFVCTSISSGGNGNPNTGVPPGGSDPANPHLRFSSYQRGYVSCEVTRGQWRSDFKAVPYVDRPGAPVSTRASLVALDGAPGLQVL from the coding sequence ATGCCGCACCCTTCACGCCGGGGATTCCTCGGTTTAGGCAGCGCCGCCTTCGCCCTGGCCTTCACGACCGGCCTGGCCGACCCCTGGACCGCCCCCGCCTCTGCCGGCACGGCCGACTACCCCTTCCAGCTCGGCGTCGCCTCCGGTGACCCGCTCCCCGACCGGGTGATCCTGTGGACCCGCCTGGCGCCCAAGCCCCTGGAGCCGCTCGGCGGGCTGCCGTTCAACAGGATCCGGGTGGACTGGGAGCTCGCCGAGGACGAGGGCTTCACCCGCCGCGTCCGCTCCGGCTCGGCCTGGGCCACCCCCGAGTACGGCCACTCGGTGCACGTGGACGCCAAGGGCCTGCGCCCCGGCCGCGAGTACTTCTACCGGTTCCGCTCCGGCGGCGAGCTCAGCCCCGTCGGCCGTACCAAGACCGCACCGGCGCCGCGCAGCAGCCCGGAGTCGCTGCGCCTGGCGTTCGCCTCGTGCGCCTCCTGGCAGGACGGCTACTACACCGCCTACCGCCACCTCGCCGACGAGAACCCCGACGTGGTCTTCCACCTGGGCGACTACATCTACGAGTACGGCATCGTCCCCATGGGCGGCAACCGCAACACCCCGGTGCCCGAGCAGTTCCGGGTGCAGTGCGACACGCTCGACCGCTACCGCGTGCAGTACGGCCTCTACAAGAGCGACCCGGACCTGCAGGCCGCCCACCACCGCGCGCCGTGGATCGTCACCTGGGACGACCACGAGGTGCTCGACAACTGGGCCGGCCGCTTCGGCCCGGGCGGCGAGGTGACCGAGCAGGACTACCTGGTGATCCGCGCCAACGCCTTCCGCGCCTTCTGGGAGAACATGCCGGTCCGCGTCCCCTCGATGGAGGGCCCGGACGCGCGCATCTACCGCCGCTTCACCTTCGGCGACCTGGCCGAGTTCAACGTGCTCGACACCCGGCAGTACCGCGACGACCAGGTCTGCGGCGACGGCCAGCAGGTGGACTGCGCCGACCGGCTGGACCCGGCCCGCCAGATGCTCGGCGACGAGCAGGAGCGCTGGCTGCTCGACGGACTCGGCGCCTCCCGCGCCAGATGGAACGTGCTGGCCCAGCAGATCGCCATGATGCAGCTCGACTACGACCCCGGCCCCGCGCAGCGGCTCAGCATGGACCTGTGGGACGGGTACAGGTCCGCCAAGGACCGCCTGCTCACCGGCCTGGCCGAGCGCCAGGTGAGCAACCCCGTGGTGCTGACCGGCGACATCCACTACAACCTCGCCGGCGACCTCAGGACGAACTTCGACGACCCCGCCTCGCCCGCCGTCGGCGTCGAGTTCGTCTGCACCTCGATCAGCAGCGGCGGCAACGGGAACCCGAACACGGGCGTGCCGCCGGGCGGCTCGGACCCGGCCAACCCGCACCTGCGTTTCTCCAGCTACCAGCGCGGCTACGTCTCCTGCGAGGTCACCCGCGGCCAGTGGCGCTCGGACTTCAAGGCCGTCCCGTACGTGGACCGCCCCGGCGCCCCCGTCTCCACCCGCGCCAGCCTGGTCGCCCTCGACGGCGCGCCCGGCCTCCAGGTGCTCTAG
- a CDS encoding DeoR/GlpR family DNA-binding transcription regulator, with protein sequence MNSRQHTSSRSTRWQGMAEHIVRQGSVSVTELAESFGVSLMTVHRDLDELERQGMVRKVRGGATAQASNVWESNIAYRLKAHTAEKDAIARVVAGLIEPGSSVMLDDSTTALAVARHLGELAPLTVVTNFLEAIRLLAAERDLRLIALGGEYHATHDSFLGLGCVDAVEAVNVDLVVVSTSAVTEQYAYHQEQEIVLVKRAMLRSGSRRVLAVDGSKLARVALHRVAPLDDFDVVVVDAGAPAELLQRLRDHHGDVRVAEM encoded by the coding sequence GTGAATTCGCGTCAGCACACCTCCAGCAGGTCCACGCGATGGCAGGGCATGGCCGAGCACATCGTGCGCCAGGGCTCCGTTTCCGTGACCGAGCTCGCCGAGAGCTTCGGCGTGAGCCTGATGACCGTCCACCGCGACCTCGACGAGCTCGAGCGCCAGGGCATGGTGCGCAAGGTCAGGGGCGGCGCGACCGCCCAGGCCAGCAACGTCTGGGAGAGCAACATCGCCTACCGGCTCAAGGCCCACACGGCGGAGAAGGACGCGATCGCCAGGGTCGTGGCCGGCCTGATCGAGCCGGGCAGCTCGGTGATGCTCGACGACTCGACGACGGCCCTGGCCGTCGCCCGCCACCTGGGCGAGCTGGCCCCGCTGACCGTGGTGACGAACTTCCTGGAGGCGATCAGGCTGCTGGCCGCCGAGCGCGACCTCCGTCTCATCGCGCTGGGCGGTGAATATCACGCCACCCATGACTCGTTCCTCGGGCTCGGCTGCGTGGACGCGGTCGAGGCCGTGAACGTCGACCTGGTGGTGGTGTCCACCTCTGCGGTCACCGAGCAGTACGCCTACCACCAGGAGCAGGAGATCGTGCTGGTCAAGCGGGCGATGCTGCGCTCGGGCTCCCGGCGGGTGCTGGCCGTGGACGGCTCCAAGCTGGCCCGCGTGGCGCTGCACCGGGTGGCGCCGCTGGACGACTTCGACGTGGTGGTGGTGGACGCCGGCGCGCCCGCCGAGCTGCTCCAGCGGCTGCGCGACCACCACGGGGACGTCCGGGTGGCAGAGATGTAA
- a CDS encoding extracellular solute-binding protein, giving the protein MTDLLHHARVSRGQFLRMMGGLAAATLATTACSTRPETTATTGGGGGATTELKFIGVADQKTPMDELTAAYAKATPAVRITASYAPTDQVQTSVRTQLGAGNAPDLHVVFPGNGSAMSMTQIAQAGLLADLSAQPWTQTIPAGFKPAFQLDGKTYLYSAGSSVIGAVYNKKVFQQAGIDAPPTTWSEFLAVCDKLKKAGVTPIALGAQTPWVTQLITYALVPSTVYAKDPTFDDKQLAGQATFADSGWRQAMEMYLELQKRGYFNDKPNGTTFEQQTSMVATGKAAMAVQVSAVLPDFRKAASSPDDLSMFPLPGADDAAQVWIPAGVVVGLGASAKGRNAEQAKAFIDFLGRQENINAWAKAIAAIPLTQDASSTIDPAVQSFLPFTKDRAVPFMDQRWPNAEVQPVHFAVVQELLAGESTIDEALKKMDEAYRK; this is encoded by the coding sequence ATGACCGACCTGCTGCACCACGCCAGGGTCAGCCGCGGCCAGTTCCTGCGCATGATGGGCGGTCTGGCCGCGGCCACCCTCGCCACCACGGCCTGCTCCACCAGACCGGAGACCACCGCCACCACCGGCGGCGGTGGCGGGGCCACCACCGAGCTCAAGTTCATCGGCGTGGCCGACCAGAAGACGCCGATGGACGAGCTGACCGCCGCCTACGCCAAGGCCACGCCCGCCGTCCGCATCACGGCCTCCTACGCGCCCACCGACCAGGTGCAGACCTCCGTGCGCACCCAGCTCGGCGCCGGCAACGCCCCCGACCTGCACGTCGTCTTCCCCGGCAACGGCAGCGCCATGTCCATGACCCAGATCGCCCAGGCCGGCCTGCTGGCCGACCTGTCGGCGCAGCCCTGGACGCAGACGATCCCCGCCGGGTTCAAGCCCGCCTTCCAGCTCGACGGCAAGACCTACCTGTACTCGGCCGGCTCCTCGGTCATCGGCGCCGTCTACAACAAGAAGGTCTTCCAGCAGGCCGGGATCGACGCGCCGCCCACCACGTGGAGCGAGTTCCTCGCCGTGTGCGACAAGCTGAAGAAGGCCGGGGTCACGCCGATCGCGCTGGGCGCCCAGACGCCCTGGGTCACCCAGCTCATCACGTACGCGCTGGTGCCCTCCACCGTCTACGCCAAGGACCCCACGTTCGACGACAAGCAGCTCGCCGGGCAGGCCACCTTCGCGGACTCCGGCTGGCGCCAGGCCATGGAGATGTACCTGGAGCTGCAGAAACGCGGCTACTTCAACGACAAGCCGAACGGCACGACCTTCGAGCAGCAGACCTCCATGGTGGCCACCGGCAAGGCCGCCATGGCCGTCCAGGTCTCCGCCGTCCTGCCCGACTTCCGCAAGGCCGCCTCCTCGCCCGACGACCTGTCGATGTTCCCCCTGCCCGGCGCCGACGACGCCGCCCAGGTGTGGATCCCGGCCGGCGTCGTCGTCGGGCTCGGCGCCTCGGCCAAGGGCCGCAACGCCGAGCAGGCCAAGGCGTTCATCGACTTCCTCGGCCGCCAGGAGAACATCAACGCCTGGGCCAAGGCCATCGCCGCCATCCCGCTCACCCAGGACGCGAGCTCCACCATCGACCCCGCCGTCCAGTCGTTCCTGCCCTTCACCAAGGACCGCGCCGTGCCCTTCATGGACCAGCGCTGGCCGAACGCCGAGGTCCAGCCCGTGCACTTCGCCGTCGTCCAGGAGCTGCTGGCCGGCGAGTCCACGATCGACGAGGCGCTGAAGAAGATGGACGAGGCCTACCGCAAGTGA
- a CDS encoding carbohydrate ABC transporter permease gives MTPVTAGRARPAHVRRRRFSAASPSWLFAAPALAVYALIVLYPAVAGVVYAFTDWSGIGRDMSFVGLENFRTLLGDEQAMGSIGNTLLLTVAIVVVQNGVGLLLALGVHAKLRSRALLRVIFFAPVVVSPVMVAFLWKYIYNPDPSAGLNGLLGLEVDWLGDPSIALWSIAGMVVWQNAGYSMVIFLAGLEGVPRELHEAAMIDGAGTGQRFRYVTWPLLAPALTINLMLSTIGGLKLFDQVFAATNGGPGYATETLSTVLYKQAFVFGKFGYSTAVALVLALFVAAVSLVQVYYLRSREVAV, from the coding sequence GTGACTCCCGTAACCGCGGGCCGGGCCCGCCCCGCGCACGTCCGGCGGCGGCGCTTCTCCGCGGCCTCCCCCTCCTGGTTGTTCGCCGCGCCCGCCCTGGCCGTGTACGCGCTGATCGTGCTGTACCCGGCCGTGGCCGGCGTGGTCTACGCCTTCACCGACTGGAGCGGCATCGGCCGCGACATGTCGTTCGTCGGCCTGGAGAACTTCCGCACCCTGCTGGGCGACGAGCAGGCCATGGGCTCGATCGGCAACACGCTGCTGCTCACCGTGGCCATCGTCGTGGTGCAGAACGGCGTCGGCCTGCTGCTCGCGCTGGGCGTGCACGCCAAGCTCAGGAGCCGCGCCCTGCTGCGCGTCATCTTCTTCGCGCCCGTCGTCGTCAGCCCCGTCATGGTGGCCTTCCTGTGGAAGTACATCTACAACCCCGACCCGTCGGCCGGCCTCAACGGGCTGCTCGGCCTGGAGGTGGACTGGCTCGGCGACCCGTCGATCGCCCTGTGGTCGATCGCCGGCATGGTCGTGTGGCAGAACGCCGGCTACTCCATGGTCATCTTCCTGGCCGGGCTCGAAGGCGTGCCGCGCGAGCTGCACGAGGCCGCCATGATCGACGGCGCGGGCACCGGGCAGCGCTTCCGCTACGTCACCTGGCCGCTGCTGGCCCCCGCCCTGACGATCAACCTGATGCTCTCCACGATCGGCGGGCTCAAGCTGTTCGACCAGGTCTTCGCCGCCACCAACGGCGGCCCGGGCTACGCCACCGAGACGCTGTCCACGGTGCTGTACAAGCAGGCGTTCGTCTTCGGCAAGTTCGGCTACAGCACCGCCGTCGCCCTGGTGCTGGCGCTGTTCGTGGCCGCGGTGTCCCTCGTCCAGGTCTACTACCTGCGCAGCCGGGAGGTGGCGGTGTGA